A region of Verrucomicrobiota bacterium DNA encodes the following proteins:
- a CDS encoding DUF3352 domain-containing protein → MKRAFLMLMVLAAMPAASFAAASQEPKTFAGSVPEGAVFYATTQNLESVWAGIERSNFWAKLTRLKIWEGADFGWYDDFRHDFADKLGFEFNTQSFMAVFGREIAVALYVEPPADAGGNTRIELLCAARMNPRDTVEDMVQKLLDRAKTHGADNVLVTSVDYRGAKVQTLKTKDNEPPLQLRFAMQGDVLFVGIANGVPRIEACLDCLAGEGTPIAGADEFKHLMAQARQAHGAFFSEMYLSLDALQRMVEMETADNAALSPLGQALQMMSGSIHAVAVTTHLDRGLRMKFAFEPGPAMEEMMALLQKTEPRAGAHAKYVSPDAIFYYGANNMPPLAEQWPLSMKQYEQMGMGLDERIARVIEQVELALEIDFKADVLDNVGPEMAVVLEGFDLEAAPFPFPKLTVLLQVKDKAKTEALIGKAVKLLETVSTEDRVPEVTDLTHQGATLKVLRVPVPMFQITLTPAVGVTESFLFVSSGEPYAKATLDAAKSGSSLFNSPLYRSLDIPEKTNNIFLINVEKLLGAGRQIAQWVVTMAEMQGQGEMAKEQVDGTVLPLLDCLGALKAIAAYSVVGPEGVIGVYVIRTEDLPAE, encoded by the coding sequence ATGAAGCGCGCGTTTCTCATGCTCATGGTGCTTGCGGCGATGCCTGCCGCCTCGTTCGCGGCAGCGAGCCAGGAGCCGAAGACGTTCGCCGGCTCCGTGCCCGAGGGCGCCGTCTTCTATGCGACGACGCAGAACCTCGAGAGCGTCTGGGCCGGCATCGAGCGGTCGAACTTCTGGGCCAAGCTTACCCGGCTCAAGATCTGGGAAGGCGCCGATTTCGGCTGGTACGACGATTTCCGGCACGACTTCGCCGACAAGCTCGGCTTCGAGTTCAACACGCAGAGCTTCATGGCGGTGTTCGGGCGCGAGATCGCCGTGGCGCTTTACGTCGAGCCGCCCGCCGACGCCGGCGGCAACACGCGCATCGAGCTGCTCTGCGCGGCCCGCATGAACCCGCGCGACACCGTCGAGGACATGGTACAGAAGCTCCTCGATCGCGCCAAGACGCACGGCGCCGACAACGTGCTCGTCACCTCGGTCGACTACCGCGGCGCCAAGGTGCAGACGCTCAAGACCAAGGACAACGAACCGCCGCTCCAGCTCCGATTCGCCATGCAGGGTGACGTGCTCTTTGTCGGCATCGCCAACGGGGTGCCGCGCATCGAGGCCTGCCTCGATTGCCTGGCCGGCGAGGGTACACCGATCGCCGGGGCCGACGAGTTCAAGCACCTTATGGCCCAGGCGCGCCAGGCCCACGGCGCCTTCTTCAGCGAGATGTATCTGAGCCTCGACGCGTTGCAGCGAATGGTCGAGATGGAGACCGCCGACAACGCCGCCCTCAGCCCGCTCGGCCAGGCGCTCCAGATGATGAGCGGCTCGATTCACGCCGTCGCCGTCACGACCCACCTCGACCGCGGCCTGCGGATGAAGTTCGCCTTCGAGCCCGGCCCGGCAATGGAGGAAATGATGGCCCTCCTGCAGAAGACCGAGCCGCGCGCCGGCGCACACGCCAAGTACGTCAGCCCAGACGCTATCTTCTACTACGGCGCCAACAACATGCCGCCCCTGGCCGAGCAGTGGCCGCTCAGCATGAAGCAGTACGAGCAGATGGGCATGGGCCTCGATGAGCGGATCGCCCGAGTCATCGAGCAGGTCGAGCTCGCGCTCGAGATCGACTTCAAGGCAGACGTGCTCGACAACGTCGGGCCCGAGATGGCCGTCGTGCTCGAAGGGTTCGACCTGGAGGCCGCACCGTTCCCGTTTCCCAAGCTCACGGTGTTGCTCCAGGTCAAGGACAAGGCCAAAACCGAGGCCCTCATCGGCAAGGCCGTCAAGCTGCTCGAGACCGTCTCGACCGAAGATCGTGTCCCCGAAGTGACCGATCTGACGCACCAGGGCGCCACGCTCAAGGTCCTCCGCGTCCCCGTGCCGATGTTCCAGATCACCCTGACGCCCGCCGTCGGCGTCACCGAGAGCTTCCTCTTCGTCAGTTCGGGCGAGCCCTACGCCAAAGCGACGCTCGACGCCGCCAAGTCCGGATCGAGCCTGTTCAACTCCCCTCTGTACCGCTCGCTTGATATCCCGGAGAAAACCAACAACATCTTCCTCATCAACGTCGAGAAGCTGCTCGGGGCCGGACGCCAGATCGCCCAGTGGGTCGTCACCATGGCCGAGATGCAAGGCCAGGGCGAGATGGCAAAAGAGCAGGTTGACGGCACCGTGCTGCCCCTGCTAGATTGCCTCGGCGCGCTCAAGGCGATCGCTGCCTACAGCGTCGTGGGACCGGAAGGAGTCATCGGTGTCTACGTGATCCGGACCGAAGACCTTCCGGCCGAGTAG